A window of Streptomyces armeniacus contains these coding sequences:
- a CDS encoding aminoglycoside phosphotransferase family protein: MVSTERVPPSLPVVTTMGRHAGGRAWLAELPGLIEEFRERWGLRLGEPFHGGSCSWVAPAWRPEDLDAAGGTDATGDTYADAAAPAVLKITWPHPEAVGEAAALRLWAGRGAVHVYEADAERFALLLERCDPGTELARAHGIPADERLTSAADLLRELWSAPVPADAGPAPLANVTNEWADLAEERASRPWPEGIDTGLFKLGARLLRELPGSADREVVLHGDFNPGNVLAARRRPWLAIDAKPMTGDPAFDPWPLIEQVDDPFAHPDPRAVLEHRTALVAELVGEDPWRVRAWAVARHVEYLLWSVVEDEDMARSIVMTEQARLLADVAGL; the protein is encoded by the coding sequence ATGGTGTCGACTGAACGCGTTCCTCCGTCGCTGCCCGTGGTCACCACGATGGGGCGGCACGCCGGCGGCCGGGCGTGGCTGGCGGAACTGCCGGGGCTGATCGAGGAGTTCCGGGAGCGGTGGGGGCTGCGGCTGGGCGAGCCGTTCCACGGCGGCAGCTGCTCCTGGGTGGCGCCCGCCTGGCGTCCGGAGGACCTGGACGCCGCGGGCGGCACGGACGCCACGGGTGACACGTACGCGGACGCCGCCGCGCCCGCCGTACTGAAGATCACCTGGCCGCACCCCGAGGCCGTCGGCGAGGCGGCTGCGCTACGGCTCTGGGCGGGACGGGGCGCGGTGCACGTGTACGAGGCGGACGCCGAGCGGTTCGCGCTCCTGCTGGAGCGCTGCGACCCGGGCACCGAACTGGCCCGTGCCCACGGCATACCGGCCGACGAGCGGCTCACGAGCGCCGCCGACCTGCTGCGCGAACTGTGGTCCGCGCCGGTCCCCGCCGACGCCGGGCCGGCCCCGCTCGCGAACGTCACAAACGAGTGGGCGGACCTCGCGGAGGAACGGGCGTCCCGGCCGTGGCCGGAAGGGATCGACACCGGGCTGTTCAAGCTCGGCGCGCGGCTGCTGCGCGAACTCCCCGGCTCCGCCGACCGCGAGGTCGTGCTGCACGGCGACTTCAACCCCGGCAACGTCCTCGCGGCGCGGCGGCGGCCCTGGCTGGCGATCGACGCTAAGCCGATGACCGGCGATCCGGCGTTCGACCCCTGGCCGTTGATCGAGCAGGTCGACGACCCGTTCGCGCACCCCGATCCGCGGGCCGTGCTCGAGCACCGGACCGCGCTGGTGGCGGAGCTGGTCGGCGAGGACCCGTGGCGGGTACGGGCGTGGGCCGTGGCCCGGCACGTCGAGTACCTGCTGTGGTCGGTCGTGGAGGACGAGGACATGGCGCGCAGCATCGTCATGACGGAGCAGGCCCGGCTGCTGGCGGACGTCGCGGGGCTCTGA
- a CDS encoding arginase family protein has product MSRRLVLIDAPSNLGLRPPSPGTVPGCHKLAGALRDQGLARRLGAAEGGVVVPPRYDRGEWQRGDGVFNAAAIAGYSRRLADRVEGHVRAGDFPVVLGGDCSIVLGSSLALRRVGRYGLAYLDGHDDFRHPGNAPDGIGAAGGEDVALATGRGQRDLTDLEGLRPYVRDEDVALLGLRDAENEPENCFDELTGLGIHYAPVASVRAEGSEETARAALHRVAAPELDGFWLHMDADVLDPEVLPAVDSDEPGGLTAEEVRGLLRPLAASPRCAGFQLTIYDPERDADGSGAALLADLLESVLAP; this is encoded by the coding sequence ATGTCACGCCGACTCGTACTCATCGACGCCCCCTCCAACCTCGGGCTGCGCCCGCCCTCCCCGGGCACCGTGCCCGGCTGCCACAAGCTCGCGGGCGCCCTGCGGGACCAGGGCCTGGCCCGGCGGCTCGGCGCGGCCGAGGGCGGCGTCGTGGTGCCGCCGCGCTACGACCGCGGCGAGTGGCAGCGCGGCGACGGCGTGTTCAACGCCGCCGCCATCGCCGGCTACAGCCGCCGGCTCGCCGACCGCGTCGAGGGCCACGTCCGGGCGGGTGACTTCCCGGTCGTACTCGGCGGCGACTGCTCCATCGTCCTCGGCTCGTCGCTGGCGCTGCGCCGCGTCGGCCGGTACGGGCTCGCCTACCTCGACGGCCACGACGACTTCCGCCACCCCGGCAACGCCCCGGACGGCATCGGCGCCGCCGGCGGCGAGGACGTGGCGCTGGCGACCGGCCGGGGCCAGCGCGACCTGACGGACCTGGAGGGGCTGCGGCCGTACGTACGGGACGAGGACGTGGCGCTCCTCGGCCTGCGCGACGCCGAGAACGAACCCGAGAACTGCTTCGACGAGCTGACCGGCCTCGGCATCCACTACGCCCCCGTCGCCTCCGTACGCGCCGAGGGCTCCGAGGAGACCGCACGCGCCGCGCTCCACCGCGTCGCCGCGCCCGAACTGGACGGCTTCTGGCTGCACATGGACGCCGACGTGCTCGACCCGGAGGTGCTGCCCGCGGTGGACAGCGACGAACCCGGCGGGCTCACCGCCGAGGAAGTACGGGGCCTGCTGCGGCCGCTGGCCGCGTCGCCGCGCTGCGCCGGGTTCCAGCTCACCATCTACGACCCGGAGCGCGACGCGGACGGCAGCGGCGCGGCGCTGCTGGCGGACCTGCTGGAGTCGGTGCTGGCGCCGTGA
- a CDS encoding DUF5107 domain-containing protein, protein MGSTTVRSSILTLPVAPVGPENPLPPLLPLDEMHTIEESERAALPPSMARQVGYEPLSSVLPTRILDGYGRDRAPAGLDTLVIESDRLRATVLPGLGGRIHSLHHKPTGRELLYTNPVLQPADFALNGAWFSGGIEWNIGATGHTTLSCAPVHAAVVPAPDGGEMLRLWEWERLRDTPFQVDLWLPEGSDFLYVGARTRNPHDRTVPVYWWSNIAVPEEERTRVLVPAEETWHFGYERSLRRIPVPHWRDADRSYPLRSEFPADYFYEVPVEARKWIASLDEHGQGLVQTSTDLLRGRKLFVWGHGPGGRRWQQWLTEPGTPGYAEIQAGLARTQLEHIPLEAGEEFAWLEAYGPLDADPAAVHGDDWDAARAEVEGRLETALPRADVDAAYAAWRPYADTDPAEPRLATGSGWGALEVVRGGHLLPGTPFPEDTLGEEQQPWLELLKTGRLPDPGRAADAGRGPDGPERDGFGGTPPGPTLVSAAWRDQLECAPSGPMTDYHLGIAQWHAGDHAQAVRSWERSCAAAETPWALRCLAVADAYDAATGLYPQRAADRFLAAVERVSDGHALAALIREAVPVLLAADRPADARAVLDRLPPEERARGRCRLLHARILVAEGDREAARAVFTEGDGFEVDDLREGDEILNDTWSSITDAPIPDRYEFRMRPA, encoded by the coding sequence GTGGGCAGCACGACCGTACGCAGCAGCATCCTGACCCTGCCCGTGGCACCCGTCGGACCGGAGAATCCGCTTCCGCCGCTGCTGCCGCTCGACGAGATGCACACCATCGAGGAGAGCGAACGGGCGGCGCTGCCACCGTCGATGGCGCGTCAGGTCGGATACGAGCCGCTGAGCTCCGTGCTCCCCACGCGCATCCTGGACGGCTACGGCCGGGACCGCGCACCGGCCGGCCTGGACACCCTCGTGATCGAGAGCGACCGGCTGCGCGCCACGGTCCTGCCGGGCCTCGGCGGCCGCATTCACTCGCTCCACCACAAGCCCACCGGGCGGGAGTTGCTGTACACGAACCCTGTCCTGCAGCCCGCCGACTTCGCGCTCAACGGCGCCTGGTTCTCCGGCGGCATCGAGTGGAACATCGGCGCCACCGGCCACACGACCCTCTCCTGCGCGCCCGTGCACGCGGCGGTCGTGCCCGCGCCCGACGGCGGCGAGATGCTGCGGCTGTGGGAGTGGGAGCGGCTGCGCGACACCCCGTTCCAGGTCGACCTGTGGCTGCCGGAGGGCTCCGACTTCCTCTACGTGGGGGCGCGGACCCGCAATCCGCACGACCGCACCGTGCCCGTCTACTGGTGGTCGAACATCGCCGTCCCGGAAGAGGAGCGCACCCGCGTCCTCGTACCCGCCGAGGAGACCTGGCACTTCGGCTACGAGCGGAGCCTGCGCCGTATCCCCGTGCCCCACTGGCGGGACGCCGACCGCAGCTATCCGCTGCGCAGCGAGTTCCCCGCCGACTACTTCTACGAAGTGCCGGTCGAGGCCCGCAAGTGGATCGCGTCGCTCGACGAGCACGGGCAGGGTCTCGTCCAGACCTCCACGGACCTGCTGCGGGGCCGGAAGCTGTTCGTCTGGGGCCACGGGCCCGGCGGCCGCCGGTGGCAGCAGTGGCTGACCGAGCCGGGCACTCCCGGGTACGCCGAGATCCAGGCCGGCCTCGCCCGTACGCAGCTGGAGCACATCCCGCTGGAGGCGGGCGAGGAGTTCGCGTGGCTGGAGGCGTACGGTCCGCTGGACGCCGACCCGGCCGCCGTGCACGGCGACGACTGGGACGCCGCACGCGCCGAGGTGGAAGGGCGGCTCGAGACGGCGCTGCCGCGCGCCGACGTGGACGCCGCGTACGCCGCCTGGCGGCCGTACGCCGACACCGACCCCGCCGAGCCGCGCCTCGCCACCGGCTCGGGCTGGGGCGCGCTGGAGGTCGTCCGCGGCGGTCACCTGCTGCCCGGCACCCCGTTCCCCGAGGACACGCTGGGGGAGGAACAGCAGCCGTGGCTGGAGCTCCTCAAGACGGGCCGCCTGCCCGACCCGGGCCGTGCCGCGGACGCGGGCCGCGGCCCGGACGGGCCGGAGCGTGACGGGTTCGGCGGCACGCCGCCCGGCCCCACGCTGGTCTCGGCCGCGTGGCGGGACCAGCTGGAGTGCGCGCCCTCCGGGCCGATGACCGACTACCACCTGGGCATCGCCCAGTGGCACGCCGGCGACCACGCGCAGGCGGTGCGCAGCTGGGAGCGGTCCTGTGCCGCGGCCGAGACCCCGTGGGCGCTGCGCTGCCTCGCCGTGGCGGACGCGTACGACGCGGCCACCGGGCTGTACCCGCAGCGCGCGGCCGACCGCTTCCTGGCGGCGGTCGAGCGCGTCTCCGACGGGCACGCGCTGGCCGCGCTGATACGGGAAGCGGTCCCCGTCCTCCTCGCCGCGGACCGCCCGGCCGACGCCCGCGCCGTCCTCGACCGGCTCCCGCCGGAGGAACGCGCCCGCGGACGCTGCCGCCTGCTGCACGCCCGCATCCTGGTCGCGGAGGGCGACCGGGAGGCGGCCCGAGCGGTCTTCACCGAGGGCGACGGCTTCGAGGTGGACGATCTGCGGGAGGGCGACGAGATCCTCAACGACACGTGGTCCTCGATAACGGACGCCCCGATCCCGGACCGCTACGAGTTCCGCATGCGCCCGGCCTGA
- a CDS encoding DeoR/GlpR family DNA-binding transcription regulator, which produces MSAEERQREIVGAARRSGSVDVAELAAELGVARETVRRDLRVLESHGLLRRTHGGAYPVESAGFETTLAFRTTMHVPEKRRIAAAAADLLGEAETVFVDEGFTPQLIAEALPRDRHLTVVTASLAAAGALAEYDGFTVLLLGGRVRGGTLATVDHWTTKMLAGFVIDLAYIGANGISRDHGLTTPDPAVSEVKSQAIRASRRRVFAGIHTKFAAVSFCRFAEVGDFEAIVTSTGLPASEAHRYSLQGPQVIRV; this is translated from the coding sequence ATGAGTGCGGAAGAGCGGCAGCGGGAGATCGTCGGAGCGGCACGCCGCAGCGGTTCCGTCGATGTCGCCGAGCTCGCCGCCGAGCTGGGCGTCGCGCGGGAGACGGTCCGCCGTGACCTGCGGGTGCTCGAGTCGCACGGCCTGCTGCGCCGTACGCACGGTGGCGCGTACCCGGTGGAGAGCGCGGGCTTCGAGACCACGCTCGCCTTCCGTACCACCATGCACGTGCCGGAGAAGCGCCGGATCGCCGCCGCCGCGGCCGACCTGCTGGGCGAGGCCGAGACGGTCTTCGTCGACGAGGGCTTCACCCCCCAGCTCATCGCCGAGGCCCTGCCCCGTGACCGGCATCTGACCGTGGTCACCGCCTCGCTCGCGGCGGCGGGCGCGCTCGCCGAGTACGACGGCTTCACCGTGCTGCTGCTCGGCGGCCGGGTGCGCGGCGGCACGCTGGCCACCGTCGATCACTGGACCACGAAGATGCTGGCCGGATTCGTCATCGACCTGGCGTACATCGGAGCCAACGGCATCTCCCGCGACCACGGCCTGACCACCCCCGATCCGGCCGTGAGCGAAGTCAAGTCCCAGGCGATCCGCGCCTCACGCAGACGCGTCTTCGCGGGGATCCATACGAAGTTCGCCGCGGTGAGCTTCTGCCGCTTCGCCGAAGTCGGCGACTTCGAGGCGATCGTGACCTCCACGGGTCTGCCCGCCTCGGAGGCCCACCGCTACTCCCTCCAGGGGCCGCAGGTCATCCGGGTCTGA
- a CDS encoding ABC transporter substrate-binding protein: MRSQSRKPARAFVAVAVAGSLLAACSGAGGGSSDDKSINVLMVNNPQMADLQKLTAKHFTKKTGIKVNFTVLPENEVRDKISQDFSNQAGQYDVATISNYEAPIYAKNDWLHALDPYIEKDKKFEAKDILTPMQVSLSGEDGKTYGTPFYGESSFLMYRKDIFAEQGLKMPAKPTWQEVADLAAEVEGAQKGMAGICLRGLPGWGELIAPLTSVVNTMGGTWFDENWEAKLDSPEFTKATKFYVDLVREHGEAGAAQSGYAECLNNMTQGKAAMWYDATAGAGSLEETKSPVKGKIGYVPAPVDKTKSSGWLYTWAWAMQKASGNADSAWKFISWASGKEYEELVGKEIGWANVPAGKRASTYENPEYQKAAKSFYKVTHDAIDQADPRNPGVQKRPAPGIQFVGIPEFTDLGTKVSQEISAAIAGRQSVESALEKSQKLAEKVGEEYQ, from the coding sequence ATGCGCAGCCAGAGCAGAAAACCAGCGCGTGCATTCGTCGCCGTGGCGGTCGCGGGGAGTCTCCTCGCCGCTTGCAGCGGAGCGGGGGGCGGGTCCTCGGACGACAAGTCCATCAACGTCCTCATGGTCAACAACCCGCAGATGGCCGATCTGCAGAAGCTGACCGCGAAGCACTTCACGAAGAAGACCGGCATCAAGGTCAACTTCACGGTGCTGCCGGAGAACGAGGTCCGGGACAAGATCAGTCAGGACTTCTCGAACCAGGCCGGCCAGTACGACGTGGCCACCATCAGCAACTACGAGGCGCCGATCTACGCCAAGAACGACTGGCTGCACGCCCTCGACCCGTACATCGAGAAGGACAAGAAGTTCGAGGCCAAGGACATCCTCACCCCGATGCAGGTCTCCCTCAGCGGTGAGGACGGCAAGACGTACGGCACGCCGTTCTACGGCGAGTCGTCCTTCCTCATGTACCGCAAGGACATCTTCGCCGAGCAGGGCCTGAAGATGCCCGCGAAGCCGACCTGGCAGGAGGTCGCCGACCTGGCCGCCGAGGTGGAGGGCGCCCAGAAGGGCATGGCGGGCATCTGCCTCCGCGGGCTGCCCGGCTGGGGCGAGCTGATCGCGCCGCTGACCAGCGTCGTGAACACCATGGGCGGCACGTGGTTCGACGAGAACTGGGAAGCGAAGCTGGATTCGCCCGAGTTCACCAAGGCGACCAAGTTCTACGTAGACCTGGTGCGGGAGCACGGTGAGGCCGGCGCGGCCCAGTCCGGGTACGCGGAGTGCCTGAACAACATGACCCAGGGCAAGGCCGCCATGTGGTACGACGCCACCGCCGGCGCCGGCTCGCTCGAGGAGACCAAGTCCCCGGTCAAGGGCAAGATCGGCTACGTTCCGGCGCCCGTCGACAAGACCAAGAGCTCCGGCTGGCTCTACACCTGGGCGTGGGCGATGCAGAAGGCGTCCGGAAACGCCGACAGCGCCTGGAAGTTCATCTCGTGGGCGTCCGGCAAGGAGTACGAGGAGCTGGTCGGCAAGGAGATCGGCTGGGCGAACGTCCCCGCCGGGAAGCGCGCCTCGACGTACGAGAACCCCGAGTACCAGAAGGCCGCCAAGTCGTTCTACAAGGTGACCCACGACGCGATCGACCAGGCCGACCCGCGTAATCCGGGTGTGCAGAAGCGTCCGGCGCCCGGCATCCAGTTCGTCGGCATCCCGGAGTTCACCGACCTCGGCACCAAGGTCTCGCAGGAGATCAGCGCCGCGATAGCGGGCCGCCAGTCCGTCGAGTCCGCGCTCGAGAAGTCGCAGAAGCTGGCCGAGAAGGTAGGCGAGGAATACCAGTGA
- a CDS encoding carbohydrate ABC transporter permease: protein MSAPPAAAAPPAASAQDPQPPPAAKRPALRAWATRAPLMPALVFLIVVTQLPFAATLVTSLFDWNSLHPDDRHFTGFDNYSTVLADAEVRESVVTTAVLTAVVVLVSIVIGLLLALLLDRSFKGRGIVRTMLIAPFLIVPVAAALLWKHVLYNPEYGLFNGLLNWLAGLVGIDDPVQPEWVTDMPLLAVQMSLIWQWTPFMMLILLAGLQSRPLDLIEAARLDGAGNWQIFRYLTLPHLRRYLELGALLGSIYIVQNFDAVFTITKGGLGTANLPYTIYETFYNAHEYGEASATGVLVVIGSIVIATFALRVVSSLFSEEVSRS from the coding sequence ATGAGCGCGCCCCCGGCGGCCGCCGCGCCGCCCGCCGCCTCCGCTCAGGACCCGCAGCCGCCGCCCGCCGCGAAGCGGCCGGCGCTGCGGGCCTGGGCGACCAGAGCACCGCTGATGCCCGCCCTGGTCTTCCTGATCGTGGTCACCCAACTCCCGTTCGCGGCCACGCTGGTGACCTCCCTCTTCGACTGGAACTCGCTCCACCCCGACGACCGGCACTTCACCGGTTTCGACAACTACAGCACCGTGCTGGCCGATGCGGAGGTACGCGAGTCGGTGGTCACCACCGCCGTGCTCACCGCCGTCGTGGTGCTGGTCAGCATCGTCATCGGGCTGCTGCTGGCCTTGTTGCTGGACCGCTCGTTCAAGGGCCGCGGCATCGTACGGACGATGCTGATCGCGCCGTTCCTGATCGTGCCGGTGGCGGCGGCGCTGCTGTGGAAGCACGTGCTCTACAACCCGGAGTACGGGCTGTTCAACGGCCTGCTCAACTGGCTCGCCGGCCTCGTCGGCATCGACGACCCGGTGCAGCCCGAGTGGGTGACCGACATGCCGCTGCTCGCGGTGCAGATGTCGCTCATCTGGCAGTGGACGCCGTTCATGATGCTGATCCTGCTGGCCGGGCTGCAGAGCCGGCCGCTGGACCTGATCGAAGCGGCCCGGCTGGACGGCGCGGGCAACTGGCAGATATTCCGCTATCTCACGCTGCCGCACCTGCGCCGCTATCTCGAACTGGGCGCCCTGCTCGGCTCGATCTACATCGTGCAGAACTTCGACGCCGTCTTCACGATCACCAAGGGCGGGCTCGGTACGGCCAACCTGCCGTACACGATCTACGAGACGTTCTACAACGCGCACGAGTACGGCGAGGCGTCCGCCACCGGTGTGCTCGTCGTCATCGGGTCCATCGTCATCGCCACCTTCGCTCTGCGAGTGGTCTCGTCCCTCTTCAGCGAGGAGGTGTCCCGGTCATGA
- a CDS encoding carbohydrate ABC transporter permease, whose amino-acid sequence MTATLTAPAKARTGPVPAPVRRARRRNAALGLLAWISGILFFLPVAWMALTSLHSEPDAATNPPSLGAPLTLDGYREFFGAGGGNSPWPPLINSMTASVVSTLLVLLLAFPAAYALSIRPVRKWRDVLFFFLSTKMLPVVAGLLPIYLFAKNTGMLDNIWLLVILYTSMNLPIAVWMMQSFLAEVPISVIEAAQIDGARLPTILARVIAPITGPGMAATALICFIFSWNEMLFAQVLTGVVAQTAPVFLTGFITSQGLFLAKVCAASLAISLPVLAAGFAAQDKLVQGLSLGAVK is encoded by the coding sequence ATGACCGCGACCCTGACGGCGCCCGCCAAGGCCCGTACCGGCCCGGTACCCGCCCCCGTACGCCGCGCGCGCAGGCGGAACGCCGCCCTCGGGCTGCTGGCCTGGATCTCCGGGATCCTCTTCTTCCTCCCGGTCGCCTGGATGGCGCTGACCTCGCTGCACTCCGAGCCGGACGCCGCCACCAACCCGCCGTCGCTGGGCGCGCCGCTCACCCTGGACGGGTACCGGGAGTTCTTCGGCGCAGGGGGCGGCAACAGCCCCTGGCCGCCGCTGATCAACTCGATGACGGCGTCCGTGGTGTCCACGCTCCTGGTGCTGCTGCTGGCGTTCCCGGCGGCGTACGCGCTGTCCATACGGCCGGTGCGCAAGTGGCGGGACGTGCTGTTCTTCTTCCTGTCCACGAAGATGCTGCCGGTGGTGGCCGGGCTGCTGCCCATCTACCTGTTCGCCAAGAACACCGGCATGCTCGACAACATCTGGCTGCTGGTCATCCTCTACACGTCGATGAACCTGCCGATCGCCGTGTGGATGATGCAGTCGTTCCTGGCCGAGGTCCCCATATCCGTCATCGAGGCCGCCCAGATAGACGGCGCCCGGCTGCCGACCATCCTGGCCCGGGTCATCGCCCCGATCACCGGCCCCGGGATGGCCGCCACCGCCCTGATCTGCTTCATCTTCAGCTGGAACGAGATGCTGTTCGCGCAGGTGCTCACCGGTGTGGTGGCCCAGACCGCACCCGTGTTCCTGACCGGCTTCATCACCAGTCAGGGCCTCTTCCTGGCCAAGGTGTGCGCCGCGTCGCTCGCCATTTCCCTGCCGGTGCTGGCCGCCGGGTTCGCCGCCCAGGACAAACTCGTCCAGGGCCTGTCGCTAGGAGCCGTCAAATGA
- a CDS encoding zinc-dependent alcohol dehydrogenase family protein — MKAALVESPGKVTLTSVADPTPGPREVVVDVAACGLCGTDLHIMQGEFAPSLPIVPGHEFAGEVVGIGTDVTELSIGDRVAVDPSLYCFECRYCRTGHNNLCDRWAAIGVTTAGGAAEYAVAPVANCVPLPEHVRTQDAALIEPLSCAVRGYDVLKSQLGSRVLIYGSGTMGLMMLELAKLTGAAAVDVLDLNAERLATARKLGCSGSASNADEFDRPQGWDLVVDATGNGAAIQDGLGRVAKAGTFLQFGVSDYATRATIEPYKIYNQEITITGSMAVLHSYERAAELFAAGVLDPDVFISDRLPLSDYPSALNAFAAGVGRKIVVVP, encoded by the coding sequence ATGAAGGCCGCACTCGTCGAATCGCCCGGAAAGGTCACACTCACCTCCGTGGCCGACCCCACTCCCGGGCCGCGTGAGGTGGTGGTGGACGTCGCCGCGTGCGGGTTGTGCGGCACCGATCTGCACATCATGCAGGGCGAGTTCGCGCCGTCACTGCCGATCGTGCCCGGGCACGAGTTCGCCGGCGAGGTCGTCGGCATCGGTACGGACGTCACCGAGCTGTCGATCGGCGACCGGGTGGCCGTCGACCCGTCGCTGTATTGCTTCGAGTGCCGGTACTGCCGCACCGGACACAACAACCTGTGCGACCGCTGGGCCGCCATCGGGGTCACGACGGCGGGCGGCGCGGCGGAGTACGCCGTCGCACCGGTCGCCAACTGCGTGCCGCTGCCCGAGCACGTACGCACCCAGGACGCCGCGCTGATCGAGCCGCTGTCCTGCGCGGTGCGCGGCTACGACGTGCTCAAGAGCCAGCTCGGTTCCCGTGTTCTCATCTACGGCTCGGGGACGATGGGCCTGATGATGCTCGAGCTGGCGAAGCTCACGGGCGCCGCGGCGGTCGACGTGCTGGACCTGAACGCCGAACGGCTCGCCACCGCCCGCAAGCTGGGCTGCTCCGGCAGCGCGTCGAACGCCGACGAGTTCGACCGGCCGCAGGGCTGGGACCTCGTGGTCGACGCGACGGGGAACGGCGCCGCGATCCAGGACGGGCTGGGACGGGTCGCCAAGGCGGGGACGTTCCTGCAGTTCGGCGTCTCGGACTACGCGACGCGGGCGACGATCGAGCCGTACAAGATCTACAACCAGGAGATCACCATCACCGGCTCGATGGCCGTCCTGCACAGCTACGAGCGCGCGGCGGAGCTCTTCGCGGCGGGCGTGCTGGATCCGGACGTCTTCATCAGCGACCGGCTGCCGCTGTCGGACTACCCGTCGGCGCTGAACGCGTTCGCGGCGGGGGTGGGGAGGAAGATCGTGGTGGTGCCGTGA
- a CDS encoding crotonase/enoyl-CoA hydratase family protein yields MTVWVKRNGPVSTVVLARPEARNAVDGATATALADAFRAFDADDDARVAVLWGEGGTFCSGADLKSVGTPRGNRVAPDGDGPMGPTRMRLSKPVIAAVSGHAVAGGLELALWCDLRVAEEDAVFGVFCRRWGVPLIDGGTVRLPRLIGTSRAMDMVLTGRPVAAQEAYEMGLANRLVPNGRARTAAEELAAEIAGLPQDCLRSDRASVLDQEGLPEAEAIDTELRHGQGVLAQALDGAARFAAGAGRHGEPT; encoded by the coding sequence ATGACCGTGTGGGTGAAGCGGAACGGCCCGGTCAGCACCGTCGTACTGGCCCGGCCCGAGGCACGCAACGCCGTCGACGGCGCGACGGCCACCGCCCTCGCCGACGCCTTCCGCGCCTTCGACGCCGACGACGACGCGCGGGTCGCCGTGCTGTGGGGCGAGGGCGGCACGTTCTGCTCCGGCGCCGACCTCAAGTCGGTCGGCACCCCGCGCGGAAACCGGGTCGCCCCCGACGGCGACGGGCCGATGGGCCCGACGCGGATGCGCCTGAGCAAGCCCGTCATCGCCGCGGTGAGCGGCCACGCGGTCGCGGGCGGGCTGGAGTTGGCGCTCTGGTGCGACCTCCGGGTGGCCGAGGAGGACGCCGTCTTCGGCGTGTTCTGCCGCCGCTGGGGCGTGCCGCTGATCGACGGCGGCACCGTACGGCTGCCGCGGCTGATCGGCACCTCCCGCGCCATGGACATGGTGCTCACCGGGCGGCCCGTGGCCGCGCAGGAGGCGTACGAGATGGGCCTGGCCAACCGCCTCGTGCCGAACGGCCGGGCCCGTACGGCCGCGGAGGAGCTCGCGGCGGAGATCGCCGGGCTCCCGCAGGACTGCCTGCGCAGCGACCGCGCGTCCGTACTGGACCAGGAGGGGCTGCCGGAGGCCGAGGCCATCGACACCGAACTGCGGCACGGACAGGGCGTGTTGGCCCAGGCCCTGGACGGAGCCGCGCGCTTCGCCGCCGGCGCGGGCCGACACGGCGAGCCGACCTAG